From Helicobacter sp. MIT 05-5293, one genomic window encodes:
- the mqo gene encoding malate dehydrogenase (quinone) codes for MCEDSEIVLVGGGIMSFTLAAMLKELKPSAEISLYEMLEDVGLESSMVWNNAGTGHQALCELNYTPKKSDGSIDTTKAFAINQQYELSKEFWAHCVKKNILQTPSSFLNPVPHLSFVVDNIVPYLKLRYETLSKSPLFRNMQYSQDHDQIKQWAPLLLEGRDPNQQIAATYMAEGTDVDFGAIVHQLRDSLSRQKGFNIYVNHKVTNLTKEGNTWLLDVKDKTNGTAKQVKAKFVFLGAGGGSFPLLQKSGIPESKGYGGFPVGGLWLVCKNRDIIDKHQAKIYGKASIGDPPMSVPHLDTRIIDGKKELLFGPYAGFNTKFLKRGSLLDFPLSIRANNSMPMIQAGIDNVPLTIYLIKQILLTNGRRMRKLNVFIPSAKLDDWKAKFAGQRVQIIKKDAQGRGSLQFGTEVITSSDGSLAALLGASPGASTTVNIMVQVLKRCFKDEMDSQEWQDKIREMLPSYGRSLEENIAHFNECRAQTASILNLPFKEI; via the coding sequence ATGTGTGAGGATTCAGAGATCGTTCTTGTAGGTGGAGGTATTATGAGCTTCACTTTGGCAGCAATGCTCAAAGAGCTAAAACCTTCCGCTGAAATCAGTTTATATGAAATGCTTGAAGATGTAGGTTTAGAGAGTTCTATGGTGTGGAATAATGCTGGGACAGGGCATCAAGCACTATGCGAGTTAAATTATACGCCTAAAAAGTCTGATGGCAGTATTGACACAACAAAAGCATTTGCAATTAATCAGCAATATGAGCTTAGCAAAGAGTTTTGGGCACATTGTGTGAAGAAAAATATTCTCCAAACTCCCTCTTCTTTTCTAAATCCTGTTCCGCATTTGAGCTTTGTTGTTGATAATATTGTTCCTTATTTAAAATTGCGTTATGAAACATTGAGTAAATCGCCTTTATTTAGAAATATGCAATATTCACAAGATCACGATCAAATTAAACAATGGGCTCCTCTTTTGCTTGAAGGTCGTGATCCGAATCAACAGATTGCTGCTACTTATATGGCAGAAGGCACTGATGTGGATTTTGGCGCTATTGTGCATCAATTGCGAGATTCTTTAAGTCGCCAAAAAGGGTTTAATATTTATGTTAATCATAAGGTAACCAATCTGACGAAAGAAGGCAATACTTGGTTGCTTGATGTTAAAGATAAAACAAACGGCACTGCCAAGCAGGTAAAGGCGAAATTTGTATTTTTGGGTGCTGGTGGTGGTTCTTTCCCATTATTACAAAAAAGTGGTATTCCTGAAAGCAAGGGTTATGGCGGATTCCCAGTTGGTGGTTTGTGGCTTGTGTGTAAAAATCGAGATATTATTGATAAACATCAAGCAAAAATCTATGGTAAAGCTTCTATCGGAGATCCTCCAATGTCTGTGCCTCATTTGGATACGCGTATTATTGATGGTAAAAAAGAGCTTTTGTTTGGTCCGTATGCGGGATTCAATACAAAGTTTCTCAAACGAGGTAGCCTACTAGATTTCCCTCTTTCTATACGCGCAAACAATTCTATGCCTATGATTCAGGCAGGGATTGATAATGTGCCTTTGACGATATATCTCATTAAGCAGATTCTACTCACAAACGGAAGACGTATGAGAAAGCTCAATGTGTTCATTCCATCAGCTAAACTTGATGATTGGAAAGCAAAATTTGCAGGACAAAGAGTGCAGATTATCAAAAAAGATGCACAAGGCAGAGGAAGTTTGCAATTTGGCACAGAAGTCATTACATCAAGTGATGGTTCTTTGGCAGCTTTGTTGGGGGCTTCACCGGGTGCTTCTACAACGGTGAATATCATGGTGCAAGTGCTTAAACGATGTTTTAAAGACGAAATGGATTCCCAAGAATGGCAAGACAAGATTCGAGAAATGCTTCCTTCTTATGGTCGTTCTTTGGAAGAAAATATTGCTCATTTTAATGAATGTCGTGCTCAAACTGCATCGATTCTTAATTTACCTTTTAAAGAAATTTAA
- the ubiE gene encoding bifunctional demethylmenaquinone methyltransferase/2-methoxy-6-polyprenyl-1,4-benzoquinol methylase UbiE, giving the protein MQEVKKQEKIVHMFDDIAKSYDKANRVMSLGIDVRWRKEACKKAFEALGVVEIERIADIACGTGDMIIHWQNEACNAQKNIKEIIGIDPSKGMLEVAQDKLSHLIENKKITLEVGEAKALNLPSDSVDILSIAYGLRNVVELDAALDEFARVLKPQGILVILEFMNDSKKGWIRSLMKFYTRKILPFVGGMISKNYAAYAYLPDSIKGFVSVEELKQRLLKRGIESYFIKGYSADISTLYVGIKK; this is encoded by the coding sequence ATGCAAGAAGTTAAAAAACAAGAAAAAATCGTTCATATGTTTGATGATATTGCTAAAAGCTATGATAAAGCTAATCGCGTGATGAGTTTGGGGATAGATGTGCGTTGGCGTAAGGAAGCGTGTAAAAAAGCATTTGAGGCATTAGGTGTGGTTGAAATTGAGCGCATAGCAGATATTGCGTGTGGCACAGGAGATATGATTATACATTGGCAAAATGAAGCTTGTAATGCGCAAAAGAATATCAAAGAAATTATAGGAATTGATCCTTCTAAAGGTATGCTTGAAGTCGCTCAAGATAAACTTTCTCATCTTATTGAGAATAAAAAGATTACACTTGAAGTGGGAGAGGCAAAGGCTTTGAATCTACCTTCAGATTCTGTAGATATTCTCTCAATTGCGTATGGTTTGCGTAATGTCGTAGAGTTAGATGCAGCACTTGATGAATTTGCAAGAGTGCTAAAACCTCAAGGAATCCTTGTCATTTTAGAATTTATGAATGATAGTAAAAAGGGTTGGATTCGTTCTTTGATGAAATTTTACACACGCAAAATTTTGCCTTTTGTGGGCGGAATGATTTCAAAAAATTATGCTGCGTATGCTTATCTGCCAGATTCTATTAAAGGGTTTGTGAGTGTCGAAGAACTAAAACAAAGGCTTTTAAAGCGAGGGATTGAGAGTTATTTTATCAAAGGTTATAGTGCTGATATTTCTACACTTTATGTGGGGATTAAAAAATAA
- the hisD gene encoding histidinol dehydrogenase, translating into MNELNVRSEDFENEFQKVLMRGKMDIKEVSKIVQGLLDEIISEGTEAILRHIERFDQWKPQCFDDICISPSQCREAYENLDQKLKDSLHIAYDRIFAFHQKQKTKTWLDMEENGTILGSKITPMERAGLYIPGGKAAYPSSLLMNAIPAIVAGVRDIIVCTPTPHNEPNSLLLAALHLCNITQIYKVGGASAIGLMAYGCENLEKVDVITGPGNIFVATAKKLVFGEVNIDMIAGPSEIGIIADSYANPTYVAYDLLSQAEHDEMASSILITPSKELIDAVKAEINRILPTLSRKEIAGKSIANRAVLIWSENLAQSIELMNRLAPEHLEILTHNPFEHLPYIKHAGAIFIGENSSEPIGDYLAGPNHTLPTGGSARFFSPLGVEHFMKKSSIIAFSSQAIKEKGEFCALLAKTEGLQAHQQAVLERLKK; encoded by the coding sequence ATGAATGAACTTAATGTGCGCTCGGAAGATTTTGAAAATGAGTTTCAAAAGGTGCTTATGCGTGGGAAAATGGACATCAAGGAAGTGTCTAAGATCGTGCAAGGGCTACTTGATGAAATCATATCCGAAGGCACAGAAGCGATTTTAAGACATATAGAACGATTTGATCAATGGAAGCCTCAATGTTTTGATGATATTTGTATTTCTCCTTCTCAATGTCGTGAAGCCTATGAGAATCTTGATCAAAAATTAAAAGATTCTTTGCATATTGCTTATGATCGTATTTTTGCTTTTCATCAAAAGCAAAAGACAAAAACATGGCTTGATATGGAAGAAAATGGCACGATATTGGGTTCTAAAATCACACCAATGGAGCGTGCGGGTTTATATATACCCGGAGGAAAAGCAGCTTATCCTAGCTCACTTTTAATGAATGCTATTCCGGCAATTGTCGCAGGAGTAAGAGATATTATCGTTTGCACGCCCACTCCTCATAATGAGCCTAATTCTTTATTGCTTGCTGCATTGCATTTGTGTAATATCACACAGATTTACAAAGTCGGTGGCGCAAGTGCCATTGGGCTTATGGCTTATGGCTGCGAAAATTTAGAAAAGGTCGATGTTATCACGGGTCCGGGGAATATTTTTGTTGCGACAGCCAAAAAGCTTGTCTTTGGTGAAGTGAATATTGATATGATTGCAGGTCCTAGTGAAATCGGTATTATCGCAGATTCTTATGCTAATCCTACTTATGTAGCGTATGATTTGCTTTCTCAAGCCGAGCATGATGAAATGGCAAGCTCTATTCTTATTACCCCTAGTAAGGAACTTATTGATGCGGTTAAGGCTGAAATTAATCGGATTCTACCGACTTTAAGCCGCAAAGAGATTGCGGGTAAAAGTATTGCCAATCGTGCTGTTTTGATTTGGAGTGAGAATCTTGCCCAAAGTATTGAGCTGATGAATCGCTTAGCTCCCGAACATTTGGAGATTCTCACACATAATCCTTTTGAACATTTACCCTATATTAAACACGCAGGAGCGATTTTTATCGGTGAAAATTCAAGTGAGCCGATAGGAGATTATCTTGCTGGTCCTAATCATACTTTACCTACAGGCGGAAGTGCTAGATTTTTCTCGCCCTTAGGTGTAGAGCATTTTATGAAAAAAAGCTCTATTATTGCTTTTTCTTCACAGGCTATAAAAGAAAAAGGAGAATTTTGTGCTTTGCTTGCTAAAACCGAAGGTTTGCAAGCCCATCAACAAGCAGTTTTAGAGCGTTTAAAGAAGTAA
- a CDS encoding polyprenyl synthetase family protein, with protein MQEALERIKKQCENLIKECQSAEIDELATHLSYGKMLRSKLLLSISGINEDSVNLCAIIELIQTASLLHDDVIDESSIRRGKPSINASFGNKNAIMLGDTLYSKAFYELTKFDTAIAQSVANAVVRLSIGEISDVRLSSSFNTDKNRYLQMCKDKTAALIVAAAECGALLKGLDAQKYRIYGENLGIAFQIVDDILDITQDSSILGKPNMSDFKEGKTTLPYIFLYEHLNDNDRQILLSYFAKELNDAQIQWLKTEMEKCGAITMSIEQVKKYASQSLESIKDENNQKLESIIMQMLKREF; from the coding sequence ATGCAAGAAGCGTTAGAGCGTATTAAAAAACAATGTGAAAATCTTATTAAAGAATGCCAAAGTGCGGAGATAGATGAATTAGCCACGCATTTATCTTATGGCAAAATGCTAAGGAGTAAGCTTTTACTTTCTATCAGTGGCATTAATGAAGATTCTGTGAATCTGTGCGCGATTATCGAACTTATACAAACGGCTTCTTTGTTGCATGATGATGTGATTGATGAGTCTTCTATCCGAAGAGGCAAACCCTCTATCAACGCTTCATTTGGTAATAAAAATGCCATAATGCTAGGTGATACATTGTATTCTAAAGCATTTTATGAGCTGACAAAGTTTGATACGGCTATTGCACAAAGTGTCGCAAATGCTGTTGTGCGACTTTCGATTGGTGAAATAAGTGATGTTAGGCTTTCTTCAAGCTTTAATACCGACAAAAATCGTTATTTGCAAATGTGTAAAGACAAAACAGCTGCTTTGATTGTCGCGGCTGCAGAATGTGGAGCATTACTCAAAGGATTAGATGCACAAAAATATAGAATCTATGGAGAAAATCTTGGCATTGCTTTTCAAATTGTCGATGATATTTTGGACATTACACAAGATTCTAGCATATTGGGCAAACCTAATATGAGTGATTTTAAAGAAGGTAAAACGACTTTGCCTTATATTTTTTTGTATGAACATTTAAACGACAATGACCGACAGATACTTCTTTCGTATTTTGCAAAGGAACTCAATGATGCGCAGATTCAATGGCTTAAGACAGAAATGGAAAAATGCGGAGCAATCACAATGAGTATAGAACAAGTCAAAAAATATGCTTCTCAATCTTTAGAATCAATCAAAGATGAAAACAATCAAAAACTTGAATCAATTATCATGCAAATGCTCAAAAGGGAATTTTAA
- a CDS encoding DUF2018 family protein, with the protein MDIFFEGTPIDKWKEVILNASPTLVGMELEHLIERLVTYEILLEQNDIETEEAFQRYYYNPDNKPYIEERKNNIAIESMGKILGQYE; encoded by the coding sequence ATGGATATATTTTTTGAAGGAACGCCCATAGATAAATGGAAAGAAGTCATTTTAAATGCTTCACCGACTTTAGTGGGTATGGAATTAGAACATTTGATTGAGCGTTTGGTTACTTATGAGATTTTATTGGAACAAAATGACATTGAAACCGAAGAGGCTTTTCAGCGATATTATTATAATCCGGACAATAAGCCATATATCGAAGAGCGCAAAAATAATATTGCTATTGAATCTATGGGAAAAATACTCGGTCAATATGAATAA